A stretch of Bos taurus isolate L1 Dominette 01449 registration number 42190680 breed Hereford chromosome 5, ARS-UCD2.0, whole genome shotgun sequence DNA encodes these proteins:
- the LOC101903200 gene encoding basic proline-rich protein isoform X4: protein MAPGAAPPVHGEGWRPDQPGPPRPPRAGLAVARRRGRPLPPPLGRPRPPPAGDGFGGPAHPPLPRLPPSQHPRASFKNSRWAGPSRSGRLWPPLPGSQCQRRAGDKSSIFLALLGWRRGLPSALGSWPACLRVAGVAEAAATPAGTEGTGGRRWPQPRRPRAGARAGPPLPAAGPGWGDGRRLHCLAVDQLSVLLRPVPSRCEPGRGWPPLPDQLGDESAVARSLRCGSTVCLPGSRELHIRLLRQTTALDERGCSKSTSRKLDACRGLRKTLQHHVTMWPVFATCLAGRAAQEASSLRPDALVLSWRPELG, encoded by the exons ATGGCGCCCGGGGCCGCGCCGCCTGTCCACGGGGAGGGCTGGCGCCCGGACCAGCCCGGCCCCCCGCGTCCTCCCCGGGCCGGCCTCGCAGTGGCCAGACGCCGCGGCCGCCCCCTTCCTCCCCCGCTGGGCCGGCCCCGGCCCCCTCCCGCCGGCGATGGGTTTGGGGGTCCGGCCCACCCGCCGCTGCCACGTCTGCCACCCTCCCAGCACCCACGAGCATCTTTCAAAAATTCCCGGTGGGCGGGGCCGAGCCGCAGCGGCCGCCTCTGGCCCCCCCTCCCCGGCAGCCAGTGCCAGAGGAGAGCAGGAGACAAAAGTAGCATTTTCCTCGCCCTCCTGGGCTGGCGGCGGGGCCTCCCCAGCGCCCTCGGCTCCTGGCCGGCCTGCCTCCGGGTTGCCGGGGTGGCCGAGGCCGCGGCCACGCCGGCCGGGACCGAGGGGACCGGTGGACGCCGGTGGCCACAGCCGAGGCGCCCGAGGGCTGGCGCCCGGGCCGGCCCTCCTCTGCCTGCCGCGGGGCCTGGCTGGGGCGACGGCCGCCGCCTTCACTGCCTTGCTGTGGACCAGCTCTCCGTCCTCCTGCGCCCG GTACCATCAAGGTGCGAGCCTGGGAGAGGCTGGCCTCCCCTGCCAGACCAACTCGGTGACGAGTCTGCTGTTGCCCGCAGCCTTCGGTGTGGATCCACCgtgtgcctgccaggctctcgGGAACTCCACATTCGTTTGCTCAGACAGACAACAGCTTTGGACG AACGTGGCTGCTCCAAGAGCACCTCCAGGAAGCTGGACGCCTGTCGTGGCCTTCGGAAGACGCTCCAGCACCATGTAACCATGTGGCCAGTCTTTGCCACGTGTCTGGCTGGCAGGGCAGCCCAGGAG GCCTCGTCCCTCCGCCCCGACGCCTTGGTCCTCAGCTGGCGCCCGGAGCTCGGATGA
- the LOC101903200 gene encoding translation initiation factor IF-2 isoform X1, whose product MACLGLGGRWDPELGFGAVVRLRGHRLEGACSGGPPGSLAGVLAAACPQAGNNAASIPRAGQPGGPPATWRPGPRRLSTGRAGARTSPAPRVLPGPASQWPDAAAAPFLPRWAGPGPLPPAMGLGVRPTRRCHVCHPPSTHEHLSKIPGGRGRAAAAASGPPSPAASARGEQETKVAFSSPSWAGGGASPAPSAPGRPASGLPGWPRPRPRRPGPRGPVDAGGHSRGARGLAPGPALLCLPRGLAGATAAAFTALLWTSSPSSCARTWLLQEHLQEAGRLSWPSEDAPAPCNHVASLCHVSGWQGSPGGLVPPPRRLGPQLAPGARMTVPPSGQVAFECRKSELPTRSVPASPWAGSRSGAEMGVSA is encoded by the exons ATGGCCTGCCTGGGGCTTGGTGGCCGCTGGGACCCAGAGCTGGGGTTCGGGGCGGTGGTGCGGCTGCGAGGGCATCGGCTAGAGGGGGCTTGCTCTGGGGGGCCCCCGGGGAGCCTGGCCGGGGTGCTGGCTGCCGCCTGCCCCCAGGCCGGGAACAATGCGGCCTCTATCCCCCGAGCCGGCCAGCCAGGCGGGCCTCCCGCAACATGGCGCCCGGGGCCGCGCCGCCTGTCCACGGGGAGGGCTGGCGCCCGGACCAGCCCGGCCCCCCGCGTCCTCCCCGGGCCGGCCTCGCAGTGGCCAGACGCCGCGGCCGCCCCCTTCCTCCCCCGCTGGGCCGGCCCCGGCCCCCTCCCGCCGGCGATGGGTTTGGGGGTCCGGCCCACCCGCCGCTGCCACGTCTGCCACCCTCCCAGCACCCACGAGCATCTTTCAAAAATTCCCGGTGGGCGGGGCCGAGCCGCAGCGGCCGCCTCTGGCCCCCCCTCCCCGGCAGCCAGTGCCAGAGGAGAGCAGGAGACAAAAGTAGCATTTTCCTCGCCCTCCTGGGCTGGCGGCGGGGCCTCCCCAGCGCCCTCGGCTCCTGGCCGGCCTGCCTCCGGGTTGCCGGGGTGGCCGAGGCCGCGGCCACGCCGGCCGGGACCGAGGGGACCGGTGGACGCCGGTGGCCACAGCCGAGGCGCCCGAGGGCTGGCGCCCGGGCCGGCCCTCCTCTGCCTGCCGCGGGGCCTGGCTGGGGCGACGGCCGCCGCCTTCACTGCCTTGCTGTGGACCAGCTCTCCGTCCTCCTGCGCCCG AACGTGGCTGCTCCAAGAGCACCTCCAGGAAGCTGGACGCCTGTCGTGGCCTTCGGAAGACGCTCCAGCACCATGTAACCATGTGGCCAGTCTTTGCCACGTGTCTGGCTGGCAGGGCAGCCCAGGAG GCCTCGTCCCTCCGCCCCGACGCCTTGGTCCTCAGCTGGCGCCCGGAGCTCGGATGACTGTGCCACCCTCAGGCCAGGTAGCGTTTGAATGTCGAAAGTCAGAGCTCCCCACCCGCTCCGTCCCGGCGTCACCCTGGGCTGG
- the LOC101903200 gene encoding translation initiation factor IF-2 isoform X2: protein MACLGLGGRWDPELGFGAVVRLRGHRLEGACSGGPPGSLAGVLAAACPQAGNNAASIPRAGQPGGPPATWRPGPRRLSTGRAGARTSPAPRVLPGPASQWPDAAAAPFLPRWAGPGPLPPAMGLGVRPTRRCHVCHPPSTHEHLSKIPGGRGRAAAAASGPPSPAASARGEQETKVAFSSPSWAGGGASPAPSAPGRPASGLPGWPRPRPRRPGPRGPVDAGGHSRGARGLAPGPALLCLPRGLAGATAAAFTALLWTSSPSSCARTWLLQEHLQEAGRLSWPSEDAPAPCNHVASLCHVSGWQGSPGGLVPPPRRLGPQLAPGARMTVPPSGQVKKWR from the exons ATGGCCTGCCTGGGGCTTGGTGGCCGCTGGGACCCAGAGCTGGGGTTCGGGGCGGTGGTGCGGCTGCGAGGGCATCGGCTAGAGGGGGCTTGCTCTGGGGGGCCCCCGGGGAGCCTGGCCGGGGTGCTGGCTGCCGCCTGCCCCCAGGCCGGGAACAATGCGGCCTCTATCCCCCGAGCCGGCCAGCCAGGCGGGCCTCCCGCAACATGGCGCCCGGGGCCGCGCCGCCTGTCCACGGGGAGGGCTGGCGCCCGGACCAGCCCGGCCCCCCGCGTCCTCCCCGGGCCGGCCTCGCAGTGGCCAGACGCCGCGGCCGCCCCCTTCCTCCCCCGCTGGGCCGGCCCCGGCCCCCTCCCGCCGGCGATGGGTTTGGGGGTCCGGCCCACCCGCCGCTGCCACGTCTGCCACCCTCCCAGCACCCACGAGCATCTTTCAAAAATTCCCGGTGGGCGGGGCCGAGCCGCAGCGGCCGCCTCTGGCCCCCCCTCCCCGGCAGCCAGTGCCAGAGGAGAGCAGGAGACAAAAGTAGCATTTTCCTCGCCCTCCTGGGCTGGCGGCGGGGCCTCCCCAGCGCCCTCGGCTCCTGGCCGGCCTGCCTCCGGGTTGCCGGGGTGGCCGAGGCCGCGGCCACGCCGGCCGGGACCGAGGGGACCGGTGGACGCCGGTGGCCACAGCCGAGGCGCCCGAGGGCTGGCGCCCGGGCCGGCCCTCCTCTGCCTGCCGCGGGGCCTGGCTGGGGCGACGGCCGCCGCCTTCACTGCCTTGCTGTGGACCAGCTCTCCGTCCTCCTGCGCCCG AACGTGGCTGCTCCAAGAGCACCTCCAGGAAGCTGGACGCCTGTCGTGGCCTTCGGAAGACGCTCCAGCACCATGTAACCATGTGGCCAGTCTTTGCCACGTGTCTGGCTGGCAGGGCAGCCCAGGAG GCCTCGTCCCTCCGCCCCGACGCCTTGGTCCTCAGCTGGCGCCCGGAGCTCGGATGACTGTGCCACCCTCAGGCCAG
- the LOC101903200 gene encoding translation initiation factor IF-2 isoform X3 — translation MACLGLGGRWDPELGFGAVVRLRGHRLEGACSGGPPGSLAGVLAAACPQAGNNAASIPRAGQPGGPPATWRPGPRRLSTGRAGARTSPAPRVLPGPASQWPDAAAAPFLPRWAGPGPLPPAMGLGVRPTRRCHVCHPPSTHEHLSKIPGGRGRAAAAASGPPSPAASARGEQETKVAFSSPSWAGGGASPAPSAPGRPASGLPGWPRPRPRRPGPRGPVDAGGHSRGARGLAPGPALLCLPRGLAGATAAAFTALLWTSSPSSCARRGGPVRAGLSSRLEQTPPNTERSSAHARSVCGCFCSEIRQQSLLEDLGLQRQAHGAEIIKTFS, via the exons ATGGCCTGCCTGGGGCTTGGTGGCCGCTGGGACCCAGAGCTGGGGTTCGGGGCGGTGGTGCGGCTGCGAGGGCATCGGCTAGAGGGGGCTTGCTCTGGGGGGCCCCCGGGGAGCCTGGCCGGGGTGCTGGCTGCCGCCTGCCCCCAGGCCGGGAACAATGCGGCCTCTATCCCCCGAGCCGGCCAGCCAGGCGGGCCTCCCGCAACATGGCGCCCGGGGCCGCGCCGCCTGTCCACGGGGAGGGCTGGCGCCCGGACCAGCCCGGCCCCCCGCGTCCTCCCCGGGCCGGCCTCGCAGTGGCCAGACGCCGCGGCCGCCCCCTTCCTCCCCCGCTGGGCCGGCCCCGGCCCCCTCCCGCCGGCGATGGGTTTGGGGGTCCGGCCCACCCGCCGCTGCCACGTCTGCCACCCTCCCAGCACCCACGAGCATCTTTCAAAAATTCCCGGTGGGCGGGGCCGAGCCGCAGCGGCCGCCTCTGGCCCCCCCTCCCCGGCAGCCAGTGCCAGAGGAGAGCAGGAGACAAAAGTAGCATTTTCCTCGCCCTCCTGGGCTGGCGGCGGGGCCTCCCCAGCGCCCTCGGCTCCTGGCCGGCCTGCCTCCGGGTTGCCGGGGTGGCCGAGGCCGCGGCCACGCCGGCCGGGACCGAGGGGACCGGTGGACGCCGGTGGCCACAGCCGAGGCGCCCGAGGGCTGGCGCCCGGGCCGGCCCTCCTCTGCCTGCCGCGGGGCCTGGCTGGGGCGACGGCCGCCGCCTTCACTGCCTTGCTGTGGACCAGCTCTCCGTCCTCCTGCGCCCG GCGTGGGGGTCCTGTTCGTGCAGGCCTGAGCAGCCGGCTGGAGCAGACACCACCAAATACTGAACGGAGCTCGGCACACGCGAGAAGCGTCTGCGGCTGCTTTTGTTCTGAGATCCGACAGCAGTCGCTCCTGGAGGATTTGGGGCTGCAGAGACAGGCGCACGGAGCAGagataattaaaacattttcctga